The proteins below come from a single Candidatus Bathyarchaeota archaeon genomic window:
- a CDS encoding cobalamin biosynthesis protein, whose product MYEKGIAVIAVTRRGVETALKIQKTLDIARVPCTVYAPHKYSQNGVVAIDKKLTEFIKDIYSKVDGLVAVMATGIIIRSVAPLLESKLTDPAVVSVDAAGKFAISLLSGHLGGANDLAHIVAKGINAIPVVTTATDSVGKLSVEEFAKALHLIIQNPDSLVGVNSAIVNGDRLVLVLVGDAKIPPNALAGYEVKLAENGVEALDIINSSYDAGVIISHEPLTITKFVKPFAILKTRQVVVGLGARKDASMDAIIEAVDTALEQVHVPLARVYRFATVDIKQDSLPMLDAVKKLGAPLEFLSVEALRAVDSSELSPDSAMVQEKIGVGGVCERAAILIAGKNAKLILKKTKRNGVTVAIAEGE is encoded by the coding sequence ATGTATGAAAAGGGCATAGCAGTCATCGCAGTTACAAGACGAGGCGTCGAAACCGCGCTTAAAATCCAAAAAACGCTGGATATAGCTAGGGTACCATGCACGGTTTATGCGCCCCATAAATACAGCCAAAACGGCGTAGTAGCCATCGATAAGAAGCTGACGGAGTTCATCAAGGACATCTACAGCAAAGTCGACGGTTTAGTGGCGGTTATGGCAACCGGCATCATCATCCGCTCGGTTGCGCCGCTTCTGGAAAGCAAACTAACCGACCCCGCAGTGGTGAGTGTGGATGCAGCAGGCAAATTCGCCATCAGCCTCCTCTCGGGGCATCTGGGCGGCGCCAACGATTTAGCCCACATCGTCGCCAAAGGCATAAACGCCATCCCCGTGGTAACCACCGCCACTGACTCCGTGGGAAAACTCAGCGTGGAAGAATTCGCTAAAGCCCTCCACTTAATTATCCAGAACCCCGACAGCCTCGTAGGCGTCAACTCCGCCATCGTCAACGGCGACCGATTGGTGCTTGTGCTGGTGGGCGACGCAAAGATTCCGCCGAATGCGTTGGCGGGTTATGAGGTGAAGCTGGCGGAGAATGGCGTGGAGGCGCTGGATATCATCAATAGCAGCTACGATGCAGGCGTCATAATCAGTCATGAACCACTCACGATTACCAAGTTCGTTAAGCCCTTTGCTATCCTTAAGACAAGGCAGGTGGTGGTTGGGTTGGGCGCACGCAAAGACGCATCCATGGACGCCATCATCGAAGCCGTCGACACAGCGCTGGAGCAGGTGCATGTGCCGCTGGCAAGGGTGTATCGCTTTGCAACGGTGGATATCAAGCAGGATTCGTTGCCGATGCTTGATGCAGTTAAAAAGCTTGGGGCGCCACTGGAGTTTTTAAGCGTAGAGGCTCTTCGGGCAGTAGACAGTTCAGAATTGTCGCCTGATTCAGCGATGGTTCAAGAAAAAATCGGTGTAGGAGGAGTATGTGAACGAGCAGCAATATTGATAGCGGGAAAAAATGCGAAGTTGATTCTAAAGAAAACCAAGCGCAACGGAGTCACAGTGGCGATAGCCGAGGGCGAGTAA
- the cobM gene encoding precorrin-4 C(11)-methyltransferase, with protein sequence MNKVVFIGAGSGDPELITLKGKRWLEQADVVIYTGSLLNPEYLKYCKKEAELYDSAEMGLPEMLKVMVQGIQAGKRVVRLHDGDPSFYGAIQEVMTALDKEGIEYFRIPGVSCLLGGAAALNRELTLPNISQTVIITRPEGRTPVPEAESIRKLAAHQATMVIFLGTPHIARVVEDLVKGSYPKTTPCQVVYKATWPDQKIVKGTLADIVEKVHAEGITQTALIFVGKVLDPQAYDLSKLYDPKFTTGFRKGEE encoded by the coding sequence ATGAATAAGGTTGTATTCATCGGCGCCGGCTCCGGCGACCCCGAACTCATCACGCTTAAAGGCAAAAGGTGGCTTGAGCAAGCCGACGTAGTCATCTACACAGGCAGCCTGCTTAACCCCGAGTACCTCAAGTACTGCAAGAAAGAAGCGGAGCTCTATGACAGCGCAGAGATGGGGCTTCCGGAAATGCTTAAAGTTATGGTGCAGGGCATCCAAGCTGGCAAACGGGTTGTGCGCCTCCACGACGGCGACCCAAGCTTCTACGGCGCCATACAGGAAGTCATGACTGCGCTGGATAAAGAGGGCATCGAGTACTTCCGCATCCCAGGCGTCAGCTGCCTACTCGGCGGAGCCGCCGCGTTAAACCGCGAATTAACCCTTCCAAACATCAGCCAAACCGTCATCATCACGCGCCCCGAGGGACGCACGCCTGTTCCCGAAGCTGAAAGCATCCGCAAACTCGCCGCGCATCAAGCCACCATGGTAATTTTCCTGGGCACCCCCCATATTGCCCGGGTTGTTGAGGATTTAGTGAAGGGCAGCTACCCCAAAACCACTCCCTGCCAGGTGGTCTACAAAGCCACATGGCCGGACCAGAAAATCGTTAAAGGCACCCTCGCCGACATCGTCGAGAAGGTCCATGCGGAGGGGATTACGCAGACAGCGCTGATTTTTGTTGGAAAAGTCTTAGACCCGCAGGCGTATGATTTATCTAAGCTTTATGACCCTAAATTCACCACGGGTTTCCGTAAAGGCGAAGAGTAA
- the cobI gene encoding precorrin-2 C(20)-methyltransferase, translating to MVGVFIGIGVGPGDPELITLKAAKALKAADVICVPKSQAQKPSMALSMIQPILAERDVPPEILELIFPMNKDELNNRRLWAENAALVADRARKGSVVFITLGDPMLYSTFLYLYEFVKETYPEIEMEIIPGVTSVTAVAASSKLPLAEKEEVVTIIPTDLSPAHLEDAAKHAENLVFMKCAFHIKEFVPILLKSGFTENSTIALVKRCTLPEEKVVVGKLGEVKDWDVSEDYFSVAIVKKSQVPIHWKNGNGGYRK from the coding sequence ATGGTCGGCGTATTCATAGGCATCGGCGTTGGTCCAGGCGACCCCGAACTTATCACGCTAAAAGCGGCGAAGGCACTTAAAGCAGCAGACGTTATCTGCGTACCTAAATCGCAGGCGCAGAAACCCAGCATGGCCCTAAGCATGATACAGCCCATTTTGGCTGAGCGGGACGTGCCCCCTGAAATCCTTGAACTCATATTCCCCATGAATAAAGATGAACTTAACAACCGCAGGCTCTGGGCAGAAAACGCCGCCCTAGTCGCGGACAGAGCCAGAAAAGGCAGCGTGGTCTTCATTACGCTGGGTGACCCCATGCTCTACAGCACCTTCCTCTACCTCTACGAATTCGTCAAGGAAACTTACCCTGAAATTGAGATGGAAATCATCCCCGGCGTCACCTCAGTCACCGCGGTTGCAGCCAGCAGCAAGCTGCCTTTAGCGGAGAAAGAAGAAGTCGTCACCATCATCCCCACCGATCTAAGCCCAGCCCACCTGGAAGACGCAGCCAAACACGCCGAGAACCTGGTGTTCATGAAATGCGCATTTCACATCAAAGAATTCGTTCCCATCCTGCTTAAATCTGGCTTCACGGAGAACTCCACCATCGCCCTCGTCAAACGCTGTACTCTTCCCGAGGAAAAGGTGGTTGTGGGCAAACTCGGCGAGGTTAAGGATTGGGATGTCTCGGAGGATTACTTCTCGGTTGCCATCGTCAAGAAAAGCCAGGTTCCTATTCACTGGAAGAACGGAAACGGAGGCTACAGGAAATGA